Part of the Chaetodon trifascialis isolate fChaTrf1 chromosome 1, fChaTrf1.hap1, whole genome shotgun sequence genome, TGAAAAACGTATACACTGCTAGTGACTCAGGGTGAAGCCTGCCCTAAAAAAGACAGTGTGACGCTgtgtttacattatttatttaacaggCCCCCGACCCCCAGATGTCCCTTGACAGGAAGATCAACTCAGCCAACAGAAGGTAAACAACAGAACTCATCAAACAGCagtaaatcattttattttccacccTCTACCAGGCAAAACTATCTGACCACATACTTCCTTCAAAAACTGTGGTTTTGAGCACCTCAACGAGCTGAAGATGACAGTACATTACTAATACTCATTACAGAACTTCGGATAAACATCTGTGTATCATGTTAGACACCATTGGCACCTCTGATAGGAGAATATAGCGATTTTAACTGCATCATCCTCACAGTCAGCCTTTAGAAAAGATTCAAGCATGAATGGACTTTGTGTCGTTTTACGtataaaaaaaattgcaaaacagcctataaaataaataacatataCTTTTTTATCAGAGCTGAAGAAAATAAGTTTGCTGAAAGAGTTTTCCAATTCCCCTGGTAAGCTGGATGACCAGTAAGGCTGCTAAATGTGTGATGACTCGTCAATTAGCCTAGAGGGTTATTTTAGCTCATCCCCATTTCGGTACGTCTGACTTAACGAGGCAGACAAATGAAGTAACCCGAGTGGAAACGGTCTTTACTTCAAATCCATTAGATCATAAGAACATAAAACTCAGCTTTTCTTCTCACCAGCAAGAAGCTGTTGTATGTTACAGTATGTTGAATCTGACAGGTTTACTGATATTTAGAGATGTGTCAAAAGGCCTGAAAGTCTCATTCTGTGACTGCAGCCCCACCAGCACATATTAAATAAACCCTCAACCAATTGATTATATACACAGAACTTTCACCTTCAACCCCTTCAACAGCCTCACAAGTTACAGTCAAGACTGAGCCGAGCTGAGACATGAAAAGACACTTTTCTCATCAAGACCTGCCAGAATCAAACAGGGTGACGGACAGCATGTCAACAATGTTAAAATTAaatgtattctttttttttatcatccaCCAGGACATCAGCTGAATGCATTTAGCCTGGATTATTCTACAAGATATCTGGCACTGGTACATGACCATGCTAATGAGGATAAAGTCCTGGTAATCTCAAATTGAACCGTTCAGTTCAAACAAGGCTAAGATGTAAACCTTGATTTACTGATTCTCTGATACTGATACCAGTTTTAGGGAGGAGGTCTGAGTGGAAAGACAAAGTAAGGGGTTTTGGCACTGGAGACTGGGGTTTGAATcctgagctctgtgctgctgatgtttaggcaacaaaacacTACGTTCGGGAAAAAATTTAGGTGGAACATAGATTTTTAATTAAGTAGTACACAAATGTTATTTCTGGGAAACAGGGTTGCTATAATTAGCAATAACCTTGTGATATCCTTATATTAATAGCATGTATCTttaaaatgaaggaaactctCTGACCCGACAATGCTGGACCCAGTAAGATCACTGAAGATGAACAGGAAATgtatttgatttaaaaacacacacgcaggcaggcagacaggcagacaggcagacaggcagacaggcgcacacacacacacacacatacgcatgcacacgcacgcacgcacgcacacacacacacacacggttcaAGACCTTGATGCAGAAAATGTCTGTAATAAATCTgagcaacacagaaaacacttcagagaGCACTTGTGGTCAGAAGGGTTGTGCAGGGTACTGCATAAAAGCTTATATTGAGTCTCAAACCTTTGAGTAGTTCCAGCTCTATATACAAATAAGGCTTCCAGATAACATAAATAATGTCTTAGCCTCCCATATCTTGCAGTTTTTGGAAACAGTAGTGATTCAATGATGGGACCTGCTTCATCAGCGGCTGTATGGTAGCAGAAGataaaaaatgaacacagaTAAGAAAAAGGTCAGTGCTGTAGACTGTGGTTGTGTGATGTGACGAATACCATGTCATATCAAAAAAGTCGAACCATCAGTGGTTGTATTGGTTTCTGTGGTTATCCCTGAGACTGTCTGAGGCACAATACGGCTGGAGTGGAGTGAGTGTACGGTAAACTTGCAgttcaaagacaaagacaggcagTGGCTGCAGCCGTATCTGAATCATCGGGACTGATTTAACCATCTGCGAGCGTTGGCTTTCTGGTTTCATCAGTCGATCTCTGGCATACACTTGAACCATTTTGCCACACGGCCCTGCCTCTTGGATTGTCTTTCGTTTGCATCTGAGCTCAGCAGTCCGTCCATGTAGTGACCGTACTCACTGATGGCGTCTTCAACGCGAGTCATGTACAGCCAGCTCATGATCACACCGAAgaactggagagagagggagtgagaagCTGAGCATAGGAAGGGAGGGAGGCCATCATGGGTGCTTCTCATTTGTCTTAAATGTCTCTTACACAGTCTGCAGGTGTTAGCGTGCATGTACGGTCTACACAATAATAAGGCCACTACTGTCAGTGCAGCGGTTTAGTGATGGGAAGTGGGAACCTGTTATTTGTCCTACTACAAAGCTGTGGTGATGCTGCAGCCGTCAATCACGGAGCAACTTCTatagaaagtgtgtgtgggcCCGATTAAAGACACCCTCAAGGGATGGTCTCTTGTGTCCTCCTCCAATGTTTGGATTGGACGACTGACTAACAGCTTCTGCTCTCCTTTCCTGAACTCACAGCTCAGTGAACTCCAACATGTTTATTAAAGTCGACCACAATCTACACTCatagctgtcagtgtgtgcctgATTATTAATGTGTCATATGATTTCAAATGAGATGTAAGACGCCAAATTCTAATGCTAGCTTTCAAGTCTGTCCGGTCCAAACCCTCTAATGGTCTGGTGAAAAAAGTAGCAGATGTATAATGTAAATGCATAAGGTGCATATATATGTGGTTTCTTAAGTGTCACAGAgcattcatgttttttaatgctaCCAAAACCGTCAGAGCATTATGAATGCTCGCTGAATGTTTCAGGAGTTTGATTTAAATGTAGAGCAAACCTCTATGAAACTGACCAGCCAGCTCAGCATTTTGTGAAAATTGCACTGCTTATTTTatcagtgctgctgcagtggtgtTGTCAGATGTACCTGATATGAAGCAATTTACATTTTCTCCCACTTAGTCAGTGGAGTTGCTTGCCTAAAGGCTTTAATTCAGTGTGCATCATTTTAAATCCCTGCCAGCTATGAGAGTGTTGGCAAATATTGTCACAAGTACATGAGTTGAAAATTCGGCAAAAAGATAATACAAGTCAGATGTTATGAGCACATTTTGTAGGATATCTCAGTATCATGTCAGCCTTATAGTTGATTGTGTTGGGGGGACATAAATATGCTTACACACAGCATCACACTGCAGGGACCTCCATGTAAAGACAGAGTAAATTATTAAATGATTTGACTTGGTTTAAGGTTTGGGTAAAGGTTGGGGTTAAGCATTAGTTCCGGTTAAAGTTAATACCTGAGATGAATGTGAGCCAGTGTTCCTTTAATTAATTGTACTATTTAGATTTAGTCATGCACATACAAGTGTCCAGGCCATATGGGATAAGACACTATAGCGATGAGACACCAAAACaaataattaaacaaacaaataatacagttacagcaggaagcagtTGTCATATCTGAACAGAACTTTTTACATCAAAAACAAAGATGCAttagaaacattttgaaatgtgtaGTCCTTAAATCATCACATACCGATCAATAAGACTTTTAGCTTAATGCTGCTTCACATGAGGCTCCAcagtcattttctttcatcagaCTGTATGTTCATAATTTCAGGTTTCAACCAAACATCAGCAAACTATTTGTCCTGAGCACCTCGAGTATGACACAGCCTTCAGTGACAGTTTATGTCAAGtttaagtttgtgtttttatatactatatatgtatgtgtgtgtgtgtgtgtgtgtgtgtgtgtgtgtgtgtgtgtgtgtgtgtgtgtacctgaggTAGTAGGATCCCTAAAAGCAGGCCTGCCATAGTCTTATAGTTGTCCATCAGCCAGATGAAGAAAGCATCAGTGCAGCCTCTGATATAGATGGTTTTGATTAAGTCCAAGCGCTACGAGACACAAATCGCCTGTTAACTTCAGTTTTCACTGTTAGTGGTTGTTGATTATGAAGTTATCCTGCCAGTTTTTGTGAATTATCTGAGACCAGCAGCACGTCAGATATGACTGACAAATGCACTGGTAGTTATGTATGCATCAAGTTTGGTTTTTACTtggtttactgttttttttttttttatgtgacatCTTTCATACTAAATTCCCACTGAATAGGccaacatttcaaaatgaactTCTCATGTTTCACTTTCTAAAACAGTCTCAGCCACTCCTGGACCTGTGCGGTCAGATCTCTTCTCAAAGGTCAAACTtgagaggagacaaaaaacaaacaagcaaaaaagctttgtttcatttgttggtttcattttgCCTGAACTCGGGACTGAATGGTCTTTGTTTGTGAGTTGTCCATTGCTGAAAGGATTTGCAGCAGTAATGATGAGGACCACACAGTACACATGACATCAAGTCACAGTGCCGAATACACAGAACAACTGTCTGAAACTGCCACTTTTAATTAGCAATGACtcattttcaaagcagctgATATTAAGGTGAGGAGCTGCACTCGGACTCAAATGATACCagtctttgtttatttcagtcAGTCTTTGAGGTCTTACCTCTTTTTCTAACACCTTGTAACCACACATGGTATTGGCCACTTCATtaggctggaggagagagaagcagagagaaagagatcaGGTTCAGAGGTATGAACACTGAGCGAGAGGCAGACAGACGCCTGTAAACAGCTTTCATCAgtcaacagcagacagaaggagacaAGTCCAGCTTTATCTGTTGAGAGGGAAACTGTacacaaaccacagacagacatcCAGGGAAACGCTGTTCCCTGTTGAAAGCTCAAATGTAAGGGCAGGGCCACAGGGGCATTGGCTCCAGGTAAAATTTGATTGGCCCTGAGTGCACTTGTTCACCTCGGAGTGCTCATATATATGAATAAAGAGACAGAATTCCAGGAAAAGGCAATCCCTCCCCAAGTTGAAGTACTGTTAGCTAGGTTTTGTTGTAGTTTCCAGGCATAAAAAGTGACCAGAATGCAGGAAATAAAATATCTAATACTCCTGGGGAAGGACCCCCAGACCTCCTGCATAATTCCAGGCCCCGCTGTATACGTGTGGTCCCTATGTAGCCTCTGatttagaaaaatcaatatCCATCCCTGACTGTAGGAAGTGTTTGTTGCCTTTGTGTgaagactgagtgtgtgtgtgtgtgtgtgtgtgtgtgtgtgtgtgtgtgtgtgtgtgtgtgtgtgtgtgtgtgtgtgcgtgtgtgcgcgcgcatgaAAAACCTGGATGTGGGCATGTGTCTCATGACTTTCACCTTGTAGTTTTCCATAttcaaatatattcaaataAGATAAAAGAAACTGACAACCTCCTGTAGCCTTCGACataggaggaagaggaggggaggagggatcACCCTTTTAAAGTTATTGTACAAgttttatttgctgtattttcattttagattTCTATGCTCACAATTCTGCAATGCAGCCTTCTATTATTAACAGCATCCTGTCATGTaagtgaagaagaaaatataagaatgacaaaaaccaggaatCAGTTGTACAGTTATGAGCTCGGCTGCAGGTGTTGTTGGTTGTTGTTGTCCCGTTCATTTCAATGAAACAGATGGGTTAACGTCCTCTGTCCGAGAAGAAAATGAGATGCTCAATCAAGTCCACTTAACTGCTGTTTCATGTTAATAGGAACGCACAAGTGTGGAATTACAAAGActaattatttcattaattCCAAAATTTTGAATTAGAAAGTTGAACTTTTGAAGGACCATCTTTGACTAGTTGTTGGAGCAGATACCGACAGGTTGTGAGTCACTGATAATGTGCAATGCAGTGATGTGAACCTAAATATGGGCTGCAAACATTATCTAAATGTGGAGGAAATGACATGAGATCTTAAACACAATTTACAGGAACCTTTCATCTGAATGCTCACCCAGATGATGGACAAGAAAGACAGCTTTGATCTGTTCTGAAGCATTCTACTGTTCATCTAGGAAATGGCAAACTTACTTGTAACTGCATTATTTCCAATTGAATAATGTCATATGTTCTATATTATAATGTATTTCTTTTGATATGGTGTCTGACTTTCACTGGCACCTGTACTTAATACTTTCAAGGAAGAAGTATTATTGATAAATTTCTAATCtctatgttgttgttgttgttgttgttgtttagacCGTTTCAAGGGCAATACTTGTCAATCAGGTCAAGCAAGACATGCGTTCTGATCTACCATGCGCCATATCTGTTTCTCATCCAGCCTCTCATCTGTCACTTCATGTATATCcaatttgattgattgattcataaAAGAAACCTGTAAACCACAACATGTCTAAACATCTGATAATTTTAGTGTCAATATAATTATAAAGAGGAGCACAGGGGGGCAGTGGATCTGACTCTAACTGAACATCTTTTAACAGTTCTTGACAAATGCACGATGCTGAATATAAGAAATAACCATAACTTTAGACTCAAACTTAAACACAATGTTTCCTCCACAGTGAACAGTAGTGAGCCTCTACTGTATACAGCTTCTATATTATACTGTAACAGTGGAGCAGAAAGCGAATTAGCTGAACCACCAGTGAAAATAGGAACTGGGACAAAGGTTATCAATTAATAGGAAAAAATGCTTGACATTTTTTCAATTAACCTCATTATCACAGGTGATAGGCAGTAATGCAAAGCTGTGGATGAATACAACGTGAATGAATTGTTAATAGCAACTCTAACTGCCAACTGAATTTAGTATTGAGAGGAGATGATAAAGGAGCAGTGGTTTCATGAGTCCAGCTGTGAGGCGGAGTTGGCCGGTTCATCAAACTGCTGTCTATCTGAATAAAAGGATTTAGTTTGTTCTCTCTTTCCTTGTAAACTCTGGGGAGCGTAGGTGTATAAATTAAAGGGAGCACATGTTCTGTTCTGTGTGGGAGAAAATtgcctgtgagtgtgtctggCACTGCGAAGGCTTGATCACCATCATAAGCATGATGAGATGCATTTTAAACATAACTCCACACTATTACAGCTATTACTATAATGACATACAAACTGAACCCAGTGTTCGGGGCTCCCAGTAATGTAGGGAGGTGGGACAGATGGAATGTTTACCTTATTTTAGCACTTCAGGTAATGGTGCAGATGCTAGCTAGCAGTTTTTTCAGACATAGTTAGCAGAGATTGAAACAACATCCATtcaatgagcaggtggcttcATGCATCCTGATGATTCCAGCGTTGAATCATCAGGACGCTTGAAAACTGCATGTTACACTTAATTGTTCTAAGTGTACTGCACCAATTGAGCATTGCATTCCTGCGACATCATCAGACTTGTGATGGACAGTGAACAAAGGATCAAACATGATGCAGCAGCAACCACATATTGTCCTTTTTATTCCTGGGataaaaaatgcatgcatgcattctTCTTCATACAACTCAACCACTGACAGTGTGTTCGGAGGCTTGGGTATGTTATGCTAGCGGCTGATTAGCCTCAAGTCggtagcctcaagcagagatgaggagtgggctatAGACGTCTGGTTGAgctctttcaaactccacatcCCTTCAGACCCAACAGAAGCTGACTCAAGGGACATCACTGGAGGCAATTTATCAGACTGCGTGCCACAAAAGACTTATTCCACATATGAGGTCCCAAAGCCCAGGATCTGTTCACAGACGTTCCCTTTAATTTAAAGTGAATGCAAAATGGCACATTAAGTGAGGACCTCCTGTGCCTGTGTCTATGAAGCCTTTGAGCTCATGATGGCACTGATGTTCATTTGCCATTTTCTAGGTCAGTgctctttgttttatatattatatatttatatatatattttcatctgGGACCTTTATTGGGacctgacattaaaaaaaacgaCATAATGACTGcaatacatatttttatgaGAAGAATAATGCCACTAGCTAACATGCAATaaaattgcattgcattgcatttaaTTCCATTTGGCATTAACACTGACAGTATGCTACTGGCAGTAGTAATAAAACTGGTCTGATTAAAATACTTCAATCCAAGCTGTAATATTATAGTCATATTTGCTGCTATGTAACGCAGTAGCAATACTTCAGCAGCAGTAGTGCCAAAAGGAACAGGAAATCCATGAGAGAAAGCCAGGGCATGCTATTATACAACAGTTAGAGCAGGTAGATAATACAAACAGCGATGGTAATAGTGATACCTACCTTAGTAGTGATGCAGCAGGTATAAGGGACACCGCAGGCCAGTGGACCAGGTGCTGAACAGTTGTGGTACATGTTGACCGACCAGTCTTTATACTCTTGACCTCCGCAACACTTAAACTGCCGGAGACGAGAAAGATGTCAGAGTAGAGACAAATGCAGAAATTGGAAGtagagtgaaagacagacagagagattaaGAGAGTGATGGAAGAGGGTACTCAATGTAAAGAagagccagagagaaagaagatgtgataaacaacatttttctgttgtgcTGGCATAAATCCAGTAATATTATAGGATGAAAAGAGCCATAATTAACTAGGATTTGCATGTAATTATGAGTCTGTTTTatgtgtctgcctctctgccaaAATCAGTGCACAGGTGGTAGTAGGGCTGGACAATATGGTTGAAATCAATATCATGATATAACAATGTAACACACTGCACTACAAGATACAATATCATGGTGTTTTTTCTGATAAGATTATATGTGTCAATGAGGCAAATCAATCACAAATCACTTGTCATATGTCAAACAAGTGATTAAAAACCCTTAAAGTAAACTGTAACTGGCAGTGGACATAATATCATCAGCACCTGAAAATATAACCCAATCCAGAAAAAACAACCCTGCAATGAACCCTTCTTAACTGTGTGGCAGAAAATCTGCATTATGTTTCCAGTTGAGCCTAGTATTTTATCAATGTGGGAAAAATAACCACACAAAACATTCAAGATCCATTTTTCAGCAGTTGCTACCCAGATTACATGCATCTAGATCAAGACATTTGCAATTCAGGGGAACATGAAGCTCCACTTGTCCTCTCCCCACACACGCAGCCAGCACGTGAAAGCAGCAGTCTCACAGACTGGAGGGTTTTCTCCAGAATCAATAACACTTGCAGcccaaaacaacaaactgatACCTGCCAACCTCTTGTTGTTGGTTCACAGGCACAAAAGTAGTGTGACACCAACTAATTCCCTGTTACTGCCTTCTATTTCAGGCGTTACTGGCAAatgctgaagaaaagaaaatatcacTATTTCAcagggaaaacaaatgagcttTGATGCGCTGTCTAAAGGAAGTTAATTATTATTGGTTTTGTCTTAGAGCTTTTGAGCCACATTGACTAAATGCTGCTTCAAACAACTTCATCAGTTGTATTAATTGAGTGTTTGTGCTCATGTGGTTTGAAGGCTGTTTAGGCGCCCACCCTGCTGGGCAGCCACAGTGATGTCAAATATTCATCAAAATATGGACTAAAAGACCTGCCACAAGGCAAACAATGTAAATAATAACAGATCATTTTTTCCAAGTTATCTAGACCTTTGTCAAGGTGGGAATTCTGACTTCCAATAATGTGATTAATCAAAACGTGCTTGACAAGTCAAAATACACACTACCTGAAAAATCTATTTACATGACAGATAAGACAACCATCTCAGAACAAATGCTTTTCAAtactttaaaaaagaaaaaatcctgCCTGAACCAAGGACACTCAATGTAAATTACACCAACACTGTAAGGCCTCCATTCAGTAACTTCTATTTGATTCAtactgtctctgcagcagataGCGGCTGCACAGCTCCCTCAGAGTTGGCACTCAAAAACCCTGAGGGCCACATGACGAGCTCTGTTTTGTAGCCATTTACTGAGACGATATTCTATCGGCAGGGAGATACTGAGTCTGAGACACTcaataagagagagaaagaaaacaaacaggacaaaGGGTCAGACACCAAGAGACAACAAGACAAAAGataaagagaagatgaataaatgaataaatatgaggCTGTTCTTTGCAAGCCAGTGTGATCAGTATGCTGACATGATGCCAGTGTGCCAGCAGTTTACTCCTTCTTGTCGCTGGTGTGACTCCACAGAGGGCAGTTTTTCCAGCCCTGGGTCAGGACCCAAACAAGGGTCAAGAAATTATGACGTGTTTaatgtctgcagctgtttggTAGAAGTCCAAAAAACAATACAGCCTCACACTGAGTTACCACTTTAGTAGGTGCAGCTGTACAGTGTAATACAATCCAACAGTCCTGCAGTAAATCACATCTTGGAAAGATTGATATCGAGTTCAGTTCCTCATGAGACCAAACCAAAAGACTAGTCTCTCGAAACACCAGTGAgactgcaggagaggaggggagtcCCTCCATCCCCTCAGGCTATGCAGATTCTCAGTCACCTTCAGACTGATGACTGGATGACTCAAGTTActgtaaaatacaacaataatcaaataaaacGTGACtacattttcatgctttttccTTCATTCCTTCAGCCGCCACACTGACTGATGACCAGCTGATCGCTGGCTGACTGAGGGACTAAGTGGGTGGCTAATTGGCTAGCTGAATGCTCAACGAGTGGGCTGTGAGACAGAAGTCAGTCCATCATGTACTCCCTGCCTTCATTATTACATGGCATCCATGAAGCAACGCTGTGACAGATCTTTCATGTGTGATTAGAGGTTGATATTTATAAAAGTGTAGTTAAAAACCGAGCCACTGGCAACGCCGCATAATCACATTTAAAACCTGTGATTAAAAGATGTGACAGGATATTTGACTCCTTCCTTCTCAGTCTCTGATTTCTGCTCTCTTCTTTTCCAAAATCAAGCTTCCAAGCTGATGCCCTTCTTTCTACAAGACTAAAAAATAAACTGTGGccacaaaacaaactgaggcAAAGTGCTTATATTGAAGCTGTAGTGTTTGAACtgaaaagagatttttttttttttttttttttttacagaatcTGACCTTAAGTTACCAGTATTACCAGTTTGCTCTCACACACTGGAGTCCATCACTGATCAGCACGCCCTTCATTAAGCCATTTATCTTCACGCCTGACTACATCTGCCATGATTACAACTAAATGAATAGTactggctgcacggtggcgcagcaggtagtgcgcgtgcctcacagcaagaaggtcaccggttcgattcccgggtccCGCGCATGCGTGTGTTCTCTCctggcactccggcttcctcccacagaccaaaaacatgcacattaggttaattggtgactgagTCACTGAGTCAATTGGTGAGTGTGAGcatatatgttgccctgcgatcggctggcgaccccACCTCCCatccgttgacagctgggataggttccagcccccccgtacccccaaaagggataagcggcatagaaaatggatggatgaatagtAATGATGGCCAGGCTGGGATGTTTTCTTTGCTGACCAGTTATGGGGTTTCAATAATCAAGCCCTGACAAAGTCTGCAAACTGTCACCTTCTTTTCTCAGTAAACactgctgcacatgcacactcatgtATTAGCTTCGCTGCTTCAACTTTTAAATTCACGTGTGAGTCATTTGTAGGGGCCTTCCTGTGATGCTTTAAGCAACATGTGTACCTGTAATAACACTGCCATCAGGCCAACTCAGGTTGTGTTTTCTGGGGACTTCTTAAAACCATTATCCTGGCAAATGTCATGTCCCTCTCATGTGCTACCCCAAAGCAATTAAACAACAGAagagaaagcagaaaacaaaagggTCTCAACCCTACAAATATTTGTTGTCACTGCAACATCAGTTCATAAATTGAAGAGGGAAACTACATGGGTAATTGCAGGTTCGGGTTCCAAATACCTTTAAAGAGCAGACTGTGGTATTTTATAACACAGTATAACAACAGTGTGTTTCGAGACCATTAAAATGTCAATGTTTTGCAAAAGATAGATTCAtttcaaaagttttttttctaataGTCTAGGTGCAAGGGCCAAAAACAGCAGTCACTCAAGTAAGGTGCGACTGTCGCAAGTGGTGCTGGTATATTTAAAAAAGAGCCATTTGGTGGACAATGTTTCTCTCAGGAGAAAATACATGAAGAGTCCACAGTCTTTCCTCTATTTGTCCAACCATCTGAACGCATCCCATCTATTCACGCAGACATTCCTTCCCACAGTTTAATTCCTCTCCCTTagtttcatcttcctctcccatACCCATTTCCTTTATG contains:
- the tspan15 gene encoding tetraspanin-15 translates to MSNNNDIRYCQRFSYIVLKFILFAYAIVFWLIGGFILAIGIYAEVERQRYKTLDGVFLAPAIILILLGVVMFIVSFIGVLASLRDNLTLLKVFMYTLTVCLILELLGGILALVFRNQTVDLLNKNIRRGIVNYYDDLDFKNIMDFVQKKFKCCGGQEYKDWSVNMYHNCSAPGPLACGVPYTCCITTKPNEVANTMCGYKVLEKERLDLIKTIYIRGCTDAFFIWLMDNYKTMAGLLLGILLPQFFGVIMSWLYMTRVEDAISEYGHYMDGLLSSDANERQSKRQGRVAKWFKCMPEID